GCGCTCGCGGATCTTCAGCGCGAGCACGTCCGCTACCTCCGTCTCGTCGTCCACGACGAGGACCGTCGGTCGACCGTGGGCGTTCGATGACACTGCTCTATCCCCGCTGAGGACTCACCGCGTTTCACTCTGTTGGCCCGCGTCGGGCGAGCCGGTCCCCGGGGGCCGCCCCTCGACTCGCCGGCGTGACCGCCCCGGCCGACAACGTTATATGTGAACAAGTACCATGATACGGCTGGGATACCGATGTCACAGCACCCGGACCGGTTCCGCCGCGCGGACGCAGCGATACTCCACCACCTCGCCGAAGAGCGGCCGACATACGTGGCGCTCGTCGCGAACCGTCTGGGGATGCCGACGGACTACGCGCAGCGACGGATCGACAGGCTGGTCGAGGACGACCTCGTCGAGCCCGTGAGCGAGGAAGTGGTCTACCGGATCACCCGTCGCGGGGAGCAACGCCTGGCCGCCTACACCGACCGCGAGGGAACGCCCGAACCGGGCCTCGTCGCCGGGAACTGAGCGGAAACTCCGGCCGAACGGCTCGCGGCCCGTTCGCTGACCACCCGTCGCGAATCACTGCTTCTCTCGCCGCTCGTAGAGGACGAGCGCGACCATCGAGAGGACTTCCTCCCCGTCGGCCTCGGTCGTGACCGCGACCGAGGCGAGCCCCGACTCGCCGTCCCAGCCGTCCTTGTCGACGATCTCGGTCGTCACGGTGAGTTCGTCGTCGGGCCTGACCGGGCGGCGCCAGCGCAGTTCGTCCACGCCGAGCCCGCCGCGGGTCGCCCCTTCGGAGAGGTGGTTGTCGACGAGCAGCCGCATCGTCATCGCGGCGGTGTGCCAGCCGCTGGCGACCAGCCCGCCGAACGGCGAGTCGGCGGCCGCCTCGGGGTCGGTGTGGAACGGCTGGGGGTCGTAGCGCTCGGCGAAGTCGGTGATCTCCGCCGCGGTCACCTCGTAGCTGCCGTACTCGTCGGTGTCGCCGACGGTCAGGTCCTCGAAGTACTCCATCGCGCGGCCGTACGCGCGGCCGGTTGAAAAGCTCACCAGCCGGTCGGGGCTGGTCGGGGAGCGGCGGGGGAGAAGACGGGCGGCGTCGCGAGCGGTCGATATCGAACGGGGGAAAGCGGCGTTCCGTCGGTCAGGGAGCGAGCGCGCTGGTCGCGTTGGCGCTGGTCGCGTTACCGGCGGTGGCGTTGCCGGAGCCGCCCGCGCCGTTCTCGTCGAGCCAGCTCTGGAACTCGTCCTGGGTGCGGACCTCGACGGTGCCGAGCATCTGTGAGTGGCCGACGCCGCAGTACTCGGCGCAGTAGAGCT
The window above is part of the Halosimplex rubrum genome. Proteins encoded here:
- a CDS encoding MarR family transcriptional regulator, which translates into the protein MSQHPDRFRRADAAILHHLAEERPTYVALVANRLGMPTDYAQRRIDRLVEDDLVEPVSEEVVYRITRRGEQRLAAYTDREGTPEPGLVAGN
- a CDS encoding MaoC family dehydratase; the protein is MEYFEDLTVGDTDEYGSYEVTAAEITDFAERYDPQPFHTDPEAAADSPFGGLVASGWHTAAMTMRLLVDNHLSEGATRGGLGVDELRWRRPVRPDDELTVTTEIVDKDGWDGESGLASVAVTTEADGEEVLSMVALVLYERREKQ